The sequence GGCAAGCACTTGGCTGCTGGTGTGCCGCAGGCCGGTGCCTTGGTGAAGGCGGCCAAGCAGTTGCTGGTGCCGGTAATGGGTGGTGCCTTGTTGCTCGTTGCTGCCATCACCTTTGACATGGGTGAACGCAATTGGGCTTATGCCGTAATCCAGTTTGTGGCGTATGCCGTATGGTTCTACGTGTTCTTTTTCTCGATTTCGAGCTTTGGCCCGTGGGAACGCCTGCGTTCCGGTAGCCGCCGCGTCGAAATGAAGGACAAGAAGAAAAAAGGCGCTGGCAAAAAGAAGAAGTAAGCCTCCGCTCTACATGCGTGTCCGTGGACAACTTGTAAATGCTTTTTTATGCCATAAACGCCCTTTCTGTGCGAAAAAAGGGTAGATTTATAAAAAAGCGTTGGTGACGCAAGGAGTATCACGGATGTTTGAAATGTCTTCCAGAATTTTGGCTATTCTGTGTGGGTTCGCGGTTTGCGCGTCCGCCGCGGTGGACCAGTGTAAGCCCATCGGCTGGGCGACCCGTTCGGGCCGTACGTCGACCCCCTTCGAAGTGACCGGAGGCGGTAACGCAACCCCCATTACGGTAACGACATTCGCCGATTTGCAAAAATACGCGAAGGATTCCTCGCCGCGAGTTATCTACATCGATGGAACCCTCGGTAGCGGCTGGAGCGGCACGACCGGCGACCGCCTGAATATTACCGGCTCCAACAAGACAATTATCGGCCTTAAACCGGGAACGCTCTTGAAGGCTCCCATCCACATCAGCAAGGCCTCGAACATCATTGTCCGCAACATCGTTATCCAGGGCCCGGGCAGCAACGCCGACCAGGCGTGGGACAACCTCACCATCGAAAACGACGGTTCCAAGAACATCTGGATAGACCACTGCGAATTCTGGGACGGCCAGGATGGCAACGCCGACGTGGTGAAGGGCGCTGACAATGTAACGTTTACGTGGTGCATATTCGGCTACAAGAAAAAGAGTACGCACAACCTCTCGAACCTTATCGGCAGTTCCGACAACGAGCCCGTAAGCGAGGGCAAGCTGAATGTGACCTACATGTTCAACTGGTGGAAGGCTGCAAACCAGCGTAAACCGCGTTGCCGCTACGGGAACGTGCACGTGGTAAACAACCTTTTGACGGGCGATGCAAGCGTTACAGGCGGTACCGACGTGCTGGGTGTTTCGGCAGGCCACATGTGCCGTGTGCGTACCGAACGGAATGTGTTCATCAACGAGGCAAACCCGATTTACACCGGCAACGCGAACGGCACCGGCGTGAACGAGGTAATCGACAACATCTTTACGAACTGCTCGGGCAACACGAAGGGCACGGGAACGTCGTTTACGCCGCCCTACGATTACACAGGCTTCATGCTGCCGGCAAGCGAGGTGGAAGCCGCCGTGAAGGCGAACGCGGGGGCGACACTCAAGAGCCCTACGGAATGTGATGCGAACTATGTGGAGCCGCCGCCTCCGACTCCCGATAAGCAGTACCAGGCCGAAAAGGGCTCCATTACGGGTGGCGTTTCTGAAAGCAGCAACTCGGGCTTTCACGGTGACGGATACGTGAACTTTGACAAGGGCGGAAACGTGGTCGTGCCCGTGAAAGTGGATACCGCGGGCCAGTATAAGTTCGAAATCGATTTCGCTAACGGCTCTGGCGAGGCGCGCAGTCTTGCTGTAAGTGCGGGCCTCGACACCGCGACCGCATCGTTCAAGGCGACGGGGGCGTGGACGACCTGGAATACGCAGGAAGTTCTCGTGAGTCTTGCCGCGGGCGAAAATGCGGTTAAGTTCGCAACAGTCGGCGGCAATGACGGCCCGAATATCGACCAGTTCGAAGTAACGCTTGTGAAGGCGCAGGTGGTTTCGCCGGACACCTCGAAGAAGGATACGACTGTCTGCGACACGAGTTTGGGCGATACATCCAAGACGGCCATCCCGATGCTTTCGGGCTTGTCGCTCCAGCAAGGTGCATACACCGTGAGTGTCTATGCGACCGACGGAAAGTTTGTCCGTAAAACGGAAAATGTCTCGCAGTCGATGCTCCGTAACACGCGTGAACTGACCGCAGGCCTCCCCGCGGGCGTGTACCTGGTACGCGTTACCGCTCCGGGCGTAAGCAGAAGCTACTTTACCGCAGTGAAATAAACGCGAATCGCTTCGGCATGTAAAAGAAACAGCCCCGAAAATCTCGGGGCCGTTTTTATATCTTGCGCTAGGCCTGCGCCGTTTAGCGGTTGCGAAACCTCCGCAGCCTAAATCTTGGCGAGCTTCTTGAGCGTGGCGGCCTTGTCGGTCTTTTCCCAGGTGAAGCGTGCGCCCGTGCGGCCGAAGTGGCCGAGAGCGGCGGTAGCCTGATAGCCCGGCTTCTTCAGGTCAAGCATCTTCACGATGCCGGCCGGAGAGAGGTCGAAGGTCTTGGCGACAATGGCTTCGATTTCGCGGTCGCTGATCTTACCCGTGCCGAAGGTGTTCACGAGAACGGACACCGGCTTGGAGTAACCGATAGCGTAGGCGAGCTGGACTTCGCAACGGTAGGCGAGGCCTGCAGCCACAATGTTCTTTGCCACATAGCGAGCAGCGTAAGCGGCACTGCGGTCGACCTTGGACGGGTCCTTACCGCTGAATGCGCCACCACCATGACGGCCCATGCCGCCGTAGGTGTCGACGATAATCTTACGACCGGTAAGGCCGCAGTCACCGTGCGGGCCACCGACCACGAACTTGCCGGTCGGGTTCACGAGGTAACGGGTCTTCTTGTCCAAAAGCTTGGCCGGAATCACCTTCTTAATGAGTTTTTCGATGATTTCCTTTTCAATCGTGGCGTGCTTGAGTTCCTTGCCGTTCACGAATTCGTCGTGCTGGGTAGAAATCACGACGGTGTCCACGCGGACCGGCTTGTCGTTTTCGTCATATTCAACAGTCACCTGGGACTTGGCGTCCGGGCGGAGCCACTTGATCTTGCCCTGTTCGCGGAGCTTCTGGATTTCTTCCATGAGCTTGTGGGCGAGGCTGATCGGGAGCGGCATCAGTTCCTTAGTTTCATTGACGGCGTAGCCGAACATCATGCCCTGGTCACCGGCACCCTGCTTGTCATCTTCCTTACCGTCGGCGGCCTTGGCGTCCACGCCCTGAGCGATGTCCGGAGACTGCTTGTCCATAGCGACGAGCACGGAGCAGCCCTTGTAGTCGAAGGCGAGTTCCGGATTCACGTAGCCGATACCCTTGATGGTCTTGCGTGCAATCTGCTGGTAGTCAATCACTGCCTTGGTGGTGATTTCGCCGGAAATCACGACGAGGCCCGTGTTCACGAGCGTTTCGCAAGCCACGCGGCTGTTCGGGTCCTGCGCAAGGCAAGCGTCGAGGATAGCGTCAGAAATCTGGTCGCAAACTTTGTCCGGGTGTCCCTTGGACACCGATTCAGAAGTAAAGAGATAATGTGCCATGTAGGCTCCTTAATGTTTTCAGCACCAAAAAGAATGTCGCGTTTTTGAGCATTCCCAAGCGCTGAAAAAACGGGTTTGTGTTTTTCTATGCATAAATGTACAAAAATGCATAAACTCTGACAACTCCAAACAGCCCTTGTGGCGACCAATTTGTTCTTTTTACGGATTATTTTGTATCTTTGCGTTGATTCGCCAAATTGGGAATCTTTTTTATATCCCGCGGCAGGGTTATTGCCATTCCCGAGGGAATATTGCCCCATACATTGTTGTTTGAACCCGCAAAGCGAGCTTTTGCGTTGTTTGCCCCTATGCTTTTGGGGGCGTTACTCTGTTTTACGCCTGTGCATGCCGAAAAGCCCGTGTCGCTGGATTTCGTGGACACGCCAATCGCCGAGGTGGTGCGCCTGATTTCGCTAGCGTACAAGACCCCTGTGCTGGTGGACGATGCTCTCGATTTGAAGGTGACGTTTCATTTAGATGGCGTGGGCGTGCTGGAAGCCTTGACGGCGCTCTGTTCGGCTCACGGGCTTGAATTGGTGCAGCGGGAATCTGTGTTCCATGTGCGGCGTGCGAGTGCCCGCGGCGAACATGAATTTACCTTGCACGATTCGTTTGTTTCACTGTCGGTAAAGGATAAAGAGGTGAATGAATTCGTGCGCGAGTTTGCTTTGAATTCGGGTCTGAATATTTTGGCGGAACCCGGACTTGAAGGCCGCATTACGGGCGAGCTTCGCTCCATGCCTGCCGAGGCGGCATTTCGCGTCATCATGTCTGTACATGGTTTTCGGGTTTGGCGTGAAAATGGAATTCTAAGAGTGAATTCTGTTAATGCGGACAAGCGTACTCGCGAAGGGAGTGCGCCCGACGACAAAATTCGGATTTACAAGGACGGTGACTTGTACAGTGCCGAGGTGAACGATGGCGATTTGGCGCAGGCGCTGAATATGCTTGCCGAGGTGGCGGAATTGAACTTGGCGCTGTACGGCGATATCCGCGAAAGTATGCGACTCAAGTTGCATGCGGTGACGCTTGAATGTTTAATTGAATCGCTGTTCAAGGGGCGGCGCTATAGCTTTGCGCTTGATGGCAAGACTTTGTATGTGAGCGAAGGCGGTACGCACAAGGCGCTTTCGGCAAGCAAACTCTACCCGCTGCGGCATGTCCATAGCGAACGGGCACTCGCGTACTTGGGTAAGTTTGCGCCTAGTCCGAACTTTGTAGCGACCGAGATTAAGGAGCAGAATGCGCTGCTGCTGGGCGGTTCGCATTTCGAAATTCAGATGGCCGTTGATTTGCTCAAGCAGATTGATATCCCTGCGCTACAGGTGACGCTCTCGTGCATTGTGGTTGAATTCAAGCGCGGGCGTGGCTTTGAAATCGGGCTGCACAGCGGTGCCACGCGTAAGAGCGCGGAACGCGATCTTGGCGCGCGAGGCTACTTCGATTTTATGGGCAAGGACTTTTCGGTGGCGGGCGCCTTCGGTAAAATCGGGCTCTTGCCCGACCGCTTTGAATTGGAACTCGCCTCGCTCGAAGAAAACAATCAGGCCGAAGTGCTCGCGCGCCCGCGCTTGACCACGCTCAACGGCAATAAGGCGGAACTCAATGTAACAAATACCGTCTACTACTTGGTGAGCCAAGTGTCTGCTGACGGTTATCCGATTACAGATTACCGCTCCTTTAACGATGGCATTTCATTAGAGCTGACGCCGTCGGTTACGCAGGAGGGAAGAATCACTTTAGAGGTCTCACCTGAAATCAAATCGGCCGGGCGCAGCTCCGGCGACGGCCCTCGCGACATCAGTACGCGGAACTTGAAGACGATGGTGGTGCTGAAAGACGGCGAAACGCTTTGCCTGGGCGGCCTGATTCGAAAAAGTAAATCCGAGGTGCGTTCGGCGGTGCCGTTCCTCGGAAGTATCCCTCTGCTTGGACGCTTATTCAGTTACACCTCCGAAGAGGATGAAGAAAATGAACTTGCCATCTTCATTACGCCTCATGTGGAAAAGGCGGGCTTATGATGGTTTGGCTTGGGATGCACTGCGCGATTCCTGTAGAGGCGAAACTCTTGACGTGGGAATGCATGACCACGTTTGATGAAATCCCGGTGCAAGCGGAACTTGAAAATCTGTTTGAAAAAGAATTTCCGCGAACGTGTTTGCGCTTGCATGAGTGCGGCGGATTTTTTCGGATATGGCACTTGGTCTCTTTCAATTCTGCTGAAGGACGCCGCTCTAGATTTTTGGTGGCGTTGGTGGAGTCTCCGCTTGAAAATAGTAGGCGGGCGTTGCCGCGGCAGATTTGGCTTTCGGCGGCGACAGACCAGATGATTCGCGCGTTGCCCGAAAGCGATAACGCCGGTAATTACTTGTGCTACGCTCACGCAGAAGGTCGGCTTTGCGTACTTGTATTCTTTGAAGGCCGACTATGCCATTGGTCCGAGGAATCGTTTGCGGAAGATTGCTCCCGCGCAACGCTTGATGCGCGAATGAAACAGGCGGTTTCTCGCTTTAGGCGGTTCTTGGAAAGCGATGCGTTGTTTTCGCGGGCAAAGCATTTTGAAGAAATCAACTTGCTAGAGAATGTTGAATCCGATTTTTCGCTGGCGTTATTCAAGCGTGCTTCGCGAGATTCTTTTTGGCGAGGATGCGACCTGCGAAAGCCCGAAGGGAATGCGACGAAGGATTTCACTGCGTTCGCTGGCGCAATGCTTGGACGCAGGACTTTTTGGCTAGTAATTCTTGCGCTCGTATTGTTGCTCGGAAAATTTTGGACTCTGGGCGAGAAGTTGAATCGTGATTCGCTTTTGAATTTGAATGATGTGGTGCCGCCGGAATTGTCGATGCCGGAAATCTCGTTGCTGGAAGTTGCGGCGGAAGAAACCTCGGCTGAGAAACCGCGGGAAATTAGCGTGCCGCGAGAGCGTAAACAACAATGCGTTCTGCCGGAGCTTTTCTTGAAGGGGGTCGTAGGTGAAACATTTGCCGTGGTCGCGGTAGCGGGGGAATCTAGAGAAGTCTTGACGGGAGACTCGTTAGGTCTATTTGAGGTTCGGGCGGTAGGCCGCGACCAGATTATTTTGACTTGCGGCGATTCTAGCATCGTGAAGAAGGTGGGCTCTCATGGTTTCTGATTTTTGCATGAGTAGGCGAGGCGCCGTTTTGCCGCTGGTTTTAGGAATCCTTTTGGCGGTGACGCTCCTGCTGACATCGCTTTTGCAGATGCCGGGCGGGGTGCGACGAGTTGCAAAGCACCGCGCCCAAAAGCAACAGCAGATTTATGATGCGGAATCCGCCCTCATTGCGTACCTGGAGGGCTTTCCGGAGGGGTATTTTAGGGGTGAACCGTGGAATATGAACCTCCCGAAAGTTGAACGTTCGCGGCTAGGCCCGTGGGCGGATTTGTCTGCGAATTTATCGGCACCGCCGGGCGAAGCGTTACAGCACATTCATGTGCTCGCGGGCGTAGCCTGCGACTGCGGCTGTAATATGCTCAAGTCGCACAAGCTCCGACGTGAAATTTATGAGGGCTTTAGGCAACAACTGAATCGCGAAAT is a genomic window of Fibrobacter sp. UWT2 containing:
- a CDS encoding carbohydrate-binding protein encodes the protein MSSRILAILCGFAVCASAAVDQCKPIGWATRSGRTSTPFEVTGGGNATPITVTTFADLQKYAKDSSPRVIYIDGTLGSGWSGTTGDRLNITGSNKTIIGLKPGTLLKAPIHISKASNIIVRNIVIQGPGSNADQAWDNLTIENDGSKNIWIDHCEFWDGQDGNADVVKGADNVTFTWCIFGYKKKSTHNLSNLIGSSDNEPVSEGKLNVTYMFNWWKAANQRKPRCRYGNVHVVNNLLTGDASVTGGTDVLGVSAGHMCRVRTERNVFINEANPIYTGNANGTGVNEVIDNIFTNCSGNTKGTGTSFTPPYDYTGFMLPASEVEAAVKANAGATLKSPTECDANYVEPPPPTPDKQYQAEKGSITGGVSESSNSGFHGDGYVNFDKGGNVVVPVKVDTAGQYKFEIDFANGSGEARSLAVSAGLDTATASFKATGAWTTWNTQEVLVSLAAGENAVKFATVGGNDGPNIDQFEVTLVKAQVVSPDTSKKDTTVCDTSLGDTSKTAIPMLSGLSLQQGAYTVSVYATDGKFVRKTENVSQSMLRNTRELTAGLPAGVYLVRVTAPGVSRSYFTAVK
- the metK gene encoding methionine adenosyltransferase: MAHYLFTSESVSKGHPDKVCDQISDAILDACLAQDPNSRVACETLVNTGLVVISGEITTKAVIDYQQIARKTIKGIGYVNPELAFDYKGCSVLVAMDKQSPDIAQGVDAKAADGKEDDKQGAGDQGMMFGYAVNETKELMPLPISLAHKLMEEIQKLREQGKIKWLRPDAKSQVTVEYDENDKPVRVDTVVISTQHDEFVNGKELKHATIEKEIIEKLIKKVIPAKLLDKKTRYLVNPTGKFVVGGPHGDCGLTGRKIIVDTYGGMGRHGGGAFSGKDPSKVDRSAAYAARYVAKNIVAAGLAYRCEVQLAYAIGYSKPVSVLVNTFGTGKISDREIEAIVAKTFDLSPAGIVKMLDLKKPGYQATAALGHFGRTGARFTWEKTDKAATLKKLAKI
- a CDS encoding type II and III secretion system protein gives rise to the protein MLFEPAKRAFALFAPMLLGALLCFTPVHAEKPVSLDFVDTPIAEVVRLISLAYKTPVLVDDALDLKVTFHLDGVGVLEALTALCSAHGLELVQRESVFHVRRASARGEHEFTLHDSFVSLSVKDKEVNEFVREFALNSGLNILAEPGLEGRITGELRSMPAEAAFRVIMSVHGFRVWRENGILRVNSVNADKRTREGSAPDDKIRIYKDGDLYSAEVNDGDLAQALNMLAEVAELNLALYGDIRESMRLKLHAVTLECLIESLFKGRRYSFALDGKTLYVSEGGTHKALSASKLYPLRHVHSERALAYLGKFAPSPNFVATEIKEQNALLLGGSHFEIQMAVDLLKQIDIPALQVTLSCIVVEFKRGRGFEIGLHSGATRKSAERDLGARGYFDFMGKDFSVAGAFGKIGLLPDRFELELASLEENNQAEVLARPRLTTLNGNKAELNVTNTVYYLVSQVSADGYPITDYRSFNDGISLELTPSVTQEGRITLEVSPEIKSAGRSSGDGPRDISTRNLKTMVVLKDGETLCLGGLIRKSKSEVRSAVPFLGSIPLLGRLFSYTSEEDEENELAIFITPHVEKAGL